One Victivallis lenta DNA segment encodes these proteins:
- a CDS encoding FAD-dependent oxidoreductase translates to MKTLIIGGVAAGAGAAARLRRLDESMEIILLERGSYISYANCGLPYHLGGVIPERDSLLVMPEKKFRAWFNIEIRTRNEAIAVDRVRKTVAVRRADGSEYEESYDKLLLATGSRPAAPELPGGDDFRIHPLWTIPDMDALGALAADGARKALVVGGGFIGLEAAENLRRRGLEVTVVQHSGHVLPSIDREMAWLLGAELAADGVDVRLNAELTGFRKEGDSLYACLKDGSELAADLVVMSVGVKPNSELAGAAGLELGPRGHIVVNEYLQTSDPDIYAAGDAVEVTDCVSGRKTAIPLAGPANRQGRIAADNIAGNSRAYRGSWGASVIKVGSLTAAAVGLTETKLRQLGLDYHRIYTHPASNASYYPGGAQLHMKLLFGSDGKILGAQAVGAKGADKRIDVIGAAMQSGRTAPELAELELAYAPPFNSAKDPVNFLGMIAQNVLDGMTEPAYADSIPADALVVDVREEAEHQAGAIPGAVNIPLGQLRGRLGELDRSRELIVSCQVGLRGYLAERILKQNGFRVRNLSGGYLTWKYMHAEVPAPARKNAVPPPQVPSAVAGRTLDVRTLACPGPVVRLKGEMEKLAAGETLRLLAAPSFAPDLEAWSRSSGNELVAMERKGDHLEALLRKGGTAPEAAPVSLSGGHRAAIVLFSNDLDKAMAALIIACGMAASGAKVGIFFTFWGLSVLRRNPAPAVPKGFLSRMFGWMLPKGAAKLALSKMNMAGIGTAMMKDVMKRQNVTSLPELLEQARQLGVRFVACEMAMNVMGITREELVEVDEVAGVASFVGMAKESNNTLFI, encoded by the coding sequence ATGAAAACATTGATTATCGGCGGAGTTGCCGCGGGGGCAGGCGCTGCGGCGCGGCTGCGGCGGCTGGACGAATCCATGGAAATCATTCTGCTGGAGCGCGGCAGCTACATCTCCTACGCGAACTGCGGGCTGCCGTATCATCTGGGCGGCGTCATCCCGGAACGCGATTCTCTGCTGGTCATGCCCGAGAAAAAGTTCAGGGCGTGGTTCAACATCGAGATCCGGACCCGGAACGAGGCGATCGCCGTCGACCGCGTCCGGAAAACGGTTGCGGTCCGCCGGGCGGACGGCTCCGAATATGAGGAGTCCTACGACAAACTCCTGCTGGCGACCGGTTCCCGGCCGGCCGCGCCGGAGCTGCCCGGCGGGGACGATTTCCGCATTCATCCGCTCTGGACGATTCCGGATATGGATGCCCTCGGCGCTCTTGCGGCGGACGGCGCCCGGAAGGCGCTGGTGGTCGGCGGCGGTTTCATCGGGCTCGAAGCGGCCGAAAACCTGCGCCGGCGCGGCCTTGAGGTGACGGTCGTTCAGCACTCCGGGCATGTGCTTCCTTCGATCGACCGCGAGATGGCCTGGCTGCTCGGCGCGGAGCTTGCGGCAGACGGCGTCGATGTGCGATTGAACGCCGAACTGACCGGATTCCGGAAAGAGGGCGATTCGCTGTATGCGTGCCTGAAGGACGGTTCCGAACTGGCGGCGGACCTCGTGGTCATGAGCGTCGGCGTGAAACCGAATTCGGAGCTGGCCGGAGCCGCCGGACTCGAGCTCGGTCCGCGCGGGCATATTGTTGTAAATGAATATCTTCAGACCTCCGACCCGGATATTTACGCGGCCGGTGATGCAGTCGAGGTCACCGACTGCGTTTCGGGGCGGAAAACGGCGATTCCGCTGGCCGGTCCCGCCAACAGGCAGGGCCGGATCGCCGCCGACAACATCGCCGGAAACTCCCGAGCCTACCGCGGCAGCTGGGGGGCTTCGGTGATCAAGGTCGGGAGCCTGACGGCGGCGGCCGTCGGCCTGACCGAAACAAAGCTCCGGCAGCTCGGACTGGATTATCACCGGATTTACACGCACCCGGCTTCCAATGCCTCATATTATCCGGGCGGCGCCCAGCTGCATATGAAGCTGCTGTTCGGTTCCGACGGGAAGATTCTCGGCGCGCAGGCCGTCGGGGCGAAAGGGGCGGACAAGCGCATCGACGTGATCGGCGCGGCCATGCAGTCCGGGCGCACCGCGCCGGAGCTTGCCGAACTTGAGCTCGCCTACGCCCCCCCGTTCAACTCGGCGAAAGACCCGGTCAACTTTCTCGGCATGATCGCGCAGAACGTGCTGGACGGAATGACCGAACCGGCCTATGCCGATTCAATTCCAGCCGATGCGCTGGTCGTCGATGTCCGCGAGGAGGCGGAGCATCAGGCCGGGGCGATTCCGGGCGCGGTCAACATTCCGCTCGGGCAGCTTCGCGGCCGCCTGGGCGAGCTGGACCGGTCGCGCGAGCTGATTGTGAGCTGCCAGGTCGGGTTGCGCGGCTATCTGGCGGAGCGGATTCTGAAGCAGAACGGCTTCCGGGTCCGGAATCTTTCCGGCGGCTATCTGACCTGGAAATACATGCATGCCGAAGTTCCGGCGCCCGCCCGGAAAAACGCCGTTCCGCCGCCGCAGGTGCCGTCTGCCGTTGCGGGCCGCACGCTCGATGTGCGCACGCTGGCCTGCCCGGGCCCGGTCGTCCGGCTGAAAGGCGAAATGGAGAAGCTCGCGGCCGGGGAGACGCTGCGGTTGCTCGCGGCGCCCTCGTTCGCGCCCGACCTCGAGGCCTGGAGCCGTTCCAGCGGCAACGAGCTCGTCGCGATGGAGCGGAAGGGCGATCACCTGGAGGCGCTGCTCCGCAAAGGCGGAACGGCGCCGGAGGCCGCTCCGGTTTCGCTGTCCGGCGGCCACCGCGCCGCGATCGTCCTTTTCAGCAACGACCTCGACAAGGCGATGGCGGCGCTGATCATCGCGTGCGGCATGGCGGCTTCGGGAGCGAAGGTCGGAATTTTCTTCACTTTCTGGGGGCTCTCCGTCCTGCGCCGGAATCCGGCTCCGGCGGTTCCGAAGGGCTTCCTGTCCCGGATGTTCGGCTGGATGCTCCCGAAGGGGGCGGCGAAACTCGCGCTGTCGAAAATGAACATGGCCGGCATCGGCACCGCGATGATGAAGGATGTGATGAAACGCCAGAACGTGACCTCGCTGCCGGAGCTTCTGGAACAGGCCCGGCAGCTCGGCGTGCGGTTCGTCGCCTGCGAGATGGCGATGAACGTCATGGGGATCACCCGCGAAGAGCTCGTCGAGGTCGATGAAGTCGCCGGCGTTGCGAGCTTCGTCGGGATGGCGAAGGAGAGCAACAACACGCTGTTTATCTGA
- a CDS encoding MATE family efflux transporter → MMKDMTQGSPTRLLLIFSIPLLIGNLFQQLYNVSDTMIVGRTIGVEALAALGACGPLFFSSMGIFFGLTSGFAVITAQRFGAHDMAGVKRSIAISLTLCLASTLLYMAVAIPLIRPMLELIHVPAGQMEDAYWYIAVIYWGIGAAVFYNMISSIIRALGDSVTPLIFLAVACLLNVGLDFCFILWLGWGVPGVAAATVIAQVAAGAACLIYARRKYRLLRLRRRDWVFEPSFVWAHLRVALPMALQFAILGLGGFVQQRVLNELGANSIAAFTAGCKVDQLAIQPIFSFGVALATFAAQNYGAGFKERIRQGVRSCIAICAVVCALGCAGVLLFSGELSYLFVGEAVPEVHGKIRIFLLFNSFSYIILALIVIFRNAMQGMGHAFIATVSVGCELLARIFGAVFLAAWWGYVGVCAAGPFSWICGMIPMGIAYCWIMSRYHPMPRSRPLPEKSDG, encoded by the coding sequence ATGATGAAGGACATGACGCAGGGGTCGCCGACCCGGTTGCTGCTGATTTTTTCGATTCCGCTGCTGATCGGCAATCTGTTTCAGCAGCTCTACAATGTTTCGGATACGATGATCGTCGGCCGCACGATCGGGGTCGAAGCGCTTGCCGCGCTCGGCGCGTGCGGCCCGCTGTTTTTCAGTTCGATGGGCATCTTCTTCGGGCTGACGAGCGGTTTTGCGGTCATCACGGCCCAGCGGTTCGGCGCGCACGATATGGCGGGAGTGAAGCGGTCGATCGCGATTTCGCTGACGCTCTGCCTGGCTTCGACGCTGCTCTACATGGCGGTTGCGATTCCGTTGATCCGGCCGATGCTGGAGCTGATCCATGTTCCGGCCGGCCAGATGGAGGATGCGTACTGGTACATCGCGGTCATTTACTGGGGAATCGGCGCGGCTGTCTTCTACAATATGATTTCAAGCATCATCCGCGCTCTGGGCGACAGCGTCACGCCGCTGATCTTCCTGGCGGTGGCGTGTCTGCTGAATGTGGGGCTCGACTTCTGCTTCATCCTGTGGCTCGGCTGGGGCGTGCCGGGAGTTGCGGCGGCGACTGTGATCGCGCAGGTTGCCGCGGGAGCGGCCTGTCTGATTTATGCGCGCAGAAAGTACCGGCTGCTGCGGCTGCGGCGGCGGGACTGGGTATTCGAGCCCTCCTTTGTATGGGCACATCTGCGCGTGGCTCTGCCGATGGCATTGCAGTTTGCGATTCTCGGGCTCGGCGGCTTCGTGCAGCAGCGGGTGCTGAACGAGCTCGGGGCGAATTCCATCGCGGCTTTCACGGCCGGATGCAAGGTCGATCAGCTGGCGATCCAGCCGATTTTCTCGTTCGGCGTCGCGCTGGCGACATTCGCCGCGCAGAACTACGGAGCGGGTTTCAAGGAGCGCATCCGGCAGGGAGTGCGCAGCTGCATTGCGATCTGTGCGGTCGTCTGCGCCCTCGGCTGTGCCGGGGTGCTGCTGTTCAGCGGCGAATTGAGCTACCTGTTCGTCGGGGAGGCGGTGCCGGAGGTGCACGGGAAAATCCGTATTTTCCTGCTGTTCAATTCGTTTTCTTATATCATTCTTGCGCTGATCGTCATTTTCCGCAATGCGATGCAGGGAATGGGGCATGCGTTCATTGCGACCGTGTCGGTCGGCTGCGAGCTGCTGGCCCGGATCTTCGGCGCCGTGTTTCTCGCGGCGTGGTGGGGATATGTCGGCGTTTGCGCAGCCGGGCCGTTCTCGTGGATCTGCGGCATGATCCCGATGGGGATCGCCTACTGCTGGATCATGAGCCGTTACCATCCGATGCCGCGCAGCCGGCCGCTGCCGGAAAAAAGCGACGGCTGA
- a CDS encoding xylulokinase: MALYLGIDLSTQGVKAELIDPENPAAGSGGFAVGFGADLPQYGAPEGFVPDPDPLVRAADPAMWLDAFDLLFARMRDAGAPLGEVAGISGSAQQHATVCLRECFPRVLGNLDPGKTLAEQLVPCLSRRFSPIWMDRSTARECRELEARFGDRLRRETGSPAVERFAGPQIRKFAKEAPEAYRDTAAIHLASSFFCSVLCGAPSPVDYGDGAGMNLLNLRTLVWDGEIAAFTALGLPGRLPRAVPSATIAGGLSGYFEKYGFRAGTPVAVWSGDNPGSLIGVGAGEPGIAVVSLGTSDTFFAAMRSFHTDPDGYGHVFGDPAGGFMSLICFSNGSLAREAVRKECGLSYEAFDRVTPVPESEHLLLPYFVPESTPLVLEPGAEYGFDWASAPAEERVRALLESQILSMRLHSAWQNEAFRRIRVTGGASKSAALRRIIADVFQSEVETIAVSNSAGLGAALRAANAIGGIPFDMLYGRFCAPVSVTRPDPARKARYDRMLEAYRQLEAGRSGTAAARLR; this comes from the coding sequence ATGGCGCTCTATCTCGGCATCGACCTCAGCACGCAGGGCGTCAAGGCGGAGCTCATCGACCCGGAGAACCCGGCTGCCGGCTCCGGCGGCTTTGCGGTCGGATTCGGCGCCGATCTGCCGCAGTACGGCGCGCCGGAGGGATTTGTGCCGGACCCGGACCCGCTGGTCCGGGCGGCCGATCCGGCCATGTGGCTCGACGCGTTCGACCTCCTGTTCGCGCGGATGCGCGACGCCGGCGCTCCGCTCGGGGAGGTCGCCGGAATTTCGGGTTCCGCCCAGCAGCATGCGACGGTCTGTCTGCGGGAGTGTTTTCCGCGTGTGCTCGGGAACCTCGACCCCGGGAAGACGCTGGCGGAGCAGCTCGTTCCGTGTCTGTCGCGCCGCTTTTCCCCGATCTGGATGGACCGTTCGACGGCGCGGGAGTGCCGGGAACTTGAGGCGCGGTTCGGCGACCGGCTCCGGCGCGAGACCGGCAGCCCCGCCGTCGAACGGTTCGCCGGTCCGCAGATCCGTAAATTTGCGAAGGAGGCTCCCGAAGCTTACCGCGACACGGCGGCGATTCACCTGGCGAGTTCGTTTTTCTGTTCGGTGCTGTGCGGCGCGCCTTCCCCGGTCGATTACGGCGACGGGGCCGGGATGAACCTGCTGAATCTGCGGACGCTCGTGTGGGACGGCGAGATCGCGGCCTTCACCGCTCTGGGGCTGCCGGGCAGGCTGCCCCGGGCGGTTCCGTCCGCAACGATTGCCGGAGGGCTGTCGGGTTACTTTGAAAAGTACGGATTCCGGGCCGGGACGCCGGTCGCAGTCTGGTCCGGCGACAATCCGGGCAGTCTGATCGGCGTCGGGGCGGGCGAGCCCGGAATCGCGGTCGTGAGCCTCGGCACCAGCGACACGTTTTTCGCGGCGATGCGCAGTTTCCACACCGATCCGGACGGGTACGGACATGTATTCGGCGACCCGGCAGGCGGTTTTATGAGTCTGATCTGCTTTTCGAACGGCTCGCTGGCGCGGGAGGCGGTCCGGAAGGAATGCGGCCTCTCCTACGAGGCGTTCGACCGCGTGACGCCGGTGCCGGAGAGCGAACATCTGCTGCTGCCGTACTTCGTGCCGGAGTCGACGCCGCTGGTGCTGGAACCGGGCGCCGAATACGGCTTCGACTGGGCGAGCGCCCCGGCTGAAGAGCGGGTGCGGGCGCTGCTTGAATCGCAGATTCTTTCGATGCGGCTGCACAGCGCCTGGCAGAACGAGGCGTTCCGGCGCATCCGGGTGACCGGCGGAGCATCGAAGAGCGCCGCGCTGCGCCGGATCATCGCGGACGTGTTTCAGTCGGAGGTCGAAACGATTGCCGTGTCGAATTCAGCCGGGCTCGGCGCCGCGCTGCGCGCCGCGAACGCGATCGGCGGCATTCCGTTCGACATGCTTTACGGCCGTTTCTGTGCGCCGGTCTCGGTGACGCGGCCGGACCCGGCGCGGAAAGCGCGCTATGACCGCATGCTCGAAGCTTACCGGCAGCTCGAAGCCGGCAGGAGCGGAACGGCTGCCGCCCGGCTGCGATAG